A single Myxococcales bacterium DNA region contains:
- a CDS encoding acetoacetate decarboxylase family protein, which produces MSSEFFRSVKQWDFEWEGRKAKLPVFYPDNTSLTAIFTAATAKVRALLPRADMYPIELLPGKCLAAFTAFEYRQSDIDPYNEFSIAFMVTLGKPQVPGLTAGWQLLQRRFSVYVWQLPVTTEIARYGGVELYGYPKFLADIVFTRGADTLTCDLSEQGKRILTLQGKVQPVAPGKVSRFVTYSVKDNIPLVANVLTNPLEFAQSRDPEAAQLTLGDHAIADTLRTLELSPKPLLTQYCPKTEAILFAGRNLQDC; this is translated from the coding sequence ATGAGCAGCGAATTCTTCCGCAGCGTCAAGCAATGGGACTTCGAATGGGAAGGCCGCAAGGCCAAGTTGCCGGTTTTTTATCCGGACAACACCTCGCTGACGGCGATCTTCACCGCCGCGACCGCCAAGGTGCGCGCACTGCTGCCGCGCGCGGACATGTATCCCATCGAACTGCTGCCGGGCAAATGCCTGGCCGCGTTCACCGCCTTCGAATATCGCCAATCGGACATCGATCCGTACAACGAATTCAGCATCGCGTTCATGGTCACCCTGGGCAAACCGCAGGTACCCGGCCTCACCGCCGGGTGGCAATTGTTGCAGCGGCGGTTTTCGGTCTACGTCTGGCAATTGCCGGTGACCACGGAAATCGCCCGGTACGGCGGCGTCGAATTGTACGGCTACCCCAAATTCCTCGCCGACATCGTGTTCACCCGCGGCGCCGACACGCTGACGTGCGACCTCAGCGAACAGGGCAAGCGCATCCTGACGCTGCAAGGCAAGGTGCAGCCTGTCGCGCCGGGTAAGGTCTCGCGGTTCGTCACTTACTCGGTCAAGGACAATATCCCGCTGGTCGCCAATGTGCTGACCAATCCGCTGGAGTTCGCGCAGAGCCGCGACCCCGAGGCGGCGCAACTCACGCTGGGCGATCACGCCATCGCCGACACCTTGCGTACGCTGGAGCTGTCGCCGAAACCGCTCCTGACGCAGTATTGCCCGAAAACCGAGGCCATTCTCTTCGCCGGCAGAAATTTGCAGGACTGCTGA
- a CDS encoding acyl-CoA/acyl-ACP dehydrogenase translates to MSAEATRLAEVEQTAARFAARHLAPAAADVDHADPAFPAAVFALGLEAGFDRFMLPESAGGYGFTLAELGALVAVLARTCAGHAAVFGVHAAIVAAMHEAGGPAAELLTRVFSSGWPLAVAIPEPLSPHDFETEVAIDARRSATGRAGLAINAAPHGFAVAFAKDENKTPLAFLAPADQSGVVVGPAEFTLGLRAMPLAELSFADWPLPAEQVIGAGDAALAFYRTLLRYLAYTVSAAALGTMQAARRQALAYMAQRYQGGRMIIDHSHLRQILGAMTAAEIAAAGALAQAAARPDWFTALGVKAFATDAAARLAADAVQLLGGYGYMREYGLEKRLRDAATLALLPISNPRAELLLAAMEKETLS, encoded by the coding sequence ATGTCGGCTGAGGCAACGCGGCTCGCGGAAGTCGAACAAACCGCCGCGCGGTTCGCCGCGCGGCATCTGGCGCCGGCGGCGGCCGACGTGGATCACGCCGATCCCGCGTTTCCCGCGGCGGTCTTCGCGCTGGGATTGGAGGCGGGTTTCGACCGCTTCATGCTGCCCGAAAGCGCGGGCGGCTACGGCTTTACCCTGGCGGAACTCGGCGCGCTGGTGGCCGTGCTCGCACGGACCTGCGCCGGACACGCGGCGGTCTTCGGCGTTCACGCGGCGATCGTCGCGGCGATGCACGAAGCCGGCGGGCCGGCGGCGGAACTGCTAACGCGCGTCTTTTCATCCGGGTGGCCGCTGGCGGTCGCGATTCCCGAGCCGCTCTCGCCGCACGATTTCGAAACCGAGGTCGCCATCGACGCGAGGCGAAGCGCGACTGGCCGTGCCGGATTGGCGATCAATGCCGCGCCGCACGGCTTCGCTGTTGCGTTCGCCAAAGACGAAAACAAGACGCCGCTGGCTTTCCTGGCGCCGGCGGATCAATCCGGGGTCGTGGTCGGGCCGGCGGAATTCACGCTCGGCCTGCGGGCGATGCCGCTGGCCGAGTTGTCGTTCGCCGACTGGCCGCTGCCGGCCGAGCAGGTGATCGGTGCCGGTGATGCGGCGCTGGCCTTTTATCGAACGCTGCTGCGTTACCTTGCCTACACGGTGTCCGCGGCGGCGCTCGGGACGATGCAGGCGGCACGCCGGCAGGCGCTGGCCTACATGGCGCAACGCTACCAGGGCGGCCGGATGATCATCGACCATTCGCACCTGCGCCAGATTCTCGGGGCGATGACCGCGGCCGAAATCGCCGCCGCCGGCGCGCTGGCGCAGGCCGCGGCCCGCCCGGATTGGTTCACCGCGCTCGGCGTCAAAGCGTTCGCGACCGACGCCGCCGCCCGGCTCGCCGCCGATGCGGTGCAACTGCTGGGTGGCTACGGTTACATGCGCGAATACGGCCTGGAAAAACGGCTGCGCGACGCGGCGACGCTCGCGCTGTTGCCGATCTCGAATCCGCGGGCCGAGTTGTTGCTCGCGGCAATGGAAAAAGAAACCTTGTCCTAA
- a CDS encoding acyl-CoA/acyl-ACP dehydrogenase, with product MSDFLDVEINRRGLREMAPRLKVLAEHAPDYVRELEEWQAKAREYGDRFIRPKALEIDAKCRRDPRYFDWDLIRQAMPFGFLSMAIPRAAGGAGGFTTVTAVVLEELCAACAGVANIFGAHGLGISGILLGLDFYHVDRSLAEVAAAEKRGEPLIFAAAITEPLAGSDVEDTGYLRTAKLMTEAKPVAGGYRLNGRKVFISNGSVARYSTVIAPLDRAKPLETMTAFLVRAGDQGFSIGRVEEKMGMKACPAAELVFEDCFVPRANLIGREGDGMRGVEIVLGASRGPVGAIATGIARGAFERVVDYAVRKKTGGRRLFDQQWVRIKLAEMARRIHAARQQYLDGTMSFDFTGVPKLMKEPAARLLDLAPSAVRRQSLFTHALRSKFMLDTTQRLLDEQLDPNDQRQIQQYSSGGKIAGSDTAMAVAYEALQIVGLEASLHRHELEKIYRDAKLTQIYEGTNQLNRHNLFVNLFPRESGHVG from the coding sequence ATGAGCGATTTTCTCGACGTCGAAATCAACCGGCGCGGCCTGCGCGAAATGGCCCCCCGGCTGAAGGTGCTCGCCGAGCACGCGCCGGACTACGTGCGCGAGTTGGAGGAGTGGCAGGCCAAGGCGCGCGAATACGGCGACCGTTTCATCCGGCCCAAGGCGCTGGAAATCGACGCCAAATGCCGCCGCGATCCACGCTATTTCGATTGGGATTTGATCCGGCAAGCGATGCCCTTCGGCTTTTTGTCGATGGCGATTCCGCGGGCGGCCGGCGGCGCGGGCGGCTTCACCACCGTCACCGCCGTCGTGCTCGAGGAATTGTGCGCGGCCTGCGCCGGCGTGGCCAACATCTTCGGGGCGCACGGGCTGGGCATTTCGGGCATCTTGCTGGGCCTCGATTTTTATCACGTTGACCGTTCGCTGGCCGAGGTCGCCGCCGCCGAAAAACGCGGCGAGCCGCTGATTTTCGCCGCGGCGATCACCGAACCGCTGGCCGGTTCCGACGTCGAGGACACCGGTTACCTGCGCACCGCGAAGCTGATGACCGAGGCCAAACCCGTCGCCGGCGGTTACCGGCTCAACGGCCGCAAGGTCTTTATCAGCAACGGTTCGGTGGCTCGCTATTCGACGGTCATCGCGCCGCTCGATCGCGCGAAGCCGCTGGAAACGATGACCGCCTTTCTGGTGCGCGCGGGCGACCAGGGTTTCAGCATCGGCCGGGTCGAGGAAAAAATGGGCATGAAAGCCTGCCCCGCGGCGGAACTGGTTTTCGAGGATTGTTTCGTGCCGCGCGCCAACCTGATCGGCCGCGAAGGCGACGGCATGCGCGGCGTGGAAATCGTGCTGGGCGCATCGCGCGGGCCGGTGGGCGCCATCGCGACGGGCATCGCGCGGGGCGCGTTTGAGCGCGTCGTCGATTACGCCGTGCGTAAAAAGACCGGCGGGCGCCGGCTGTTCGACCAGCAATGGGTGCGGATCAAGCTCGCCGAAATGGCGCGCCGGATTCACGCGGCGCGGCAACAGTACCTCGACGGCACGATGAGCTTCGATTTCACCGGCGTGCCCAAATTGATGAAAGAGCCCGCCGCGCGCCTGCTCGACCTGGCGCCTTCGGCGGTGCGCCGCCAATCGCTGTTCACGCACGCCCTGCGCTCGAAATTCATGCTCGACACCACTCAGCGGCTGCTGGACGAACAGCTCGATCCGAACGATCAGCGCCAGATTCAGCAATACTCTTCCGGCGGCAAAATCGCCGGCAGCGACACCGCGATGGCGGTCGCCTACGAGGCGCTGCAGATCGTCGGCCTGGAAGCGTCGCTGCACCGTCACGAATTGGAAAAAATCTACCGTGACGCCAAGCTCACGCAGATTTACGAGGGAACGAATCAGCTCAATCGGCACAACCTGTTCGTCAACCTTTTCCCACGGGAGTCCGGCCATGTCGGCTGA
- a CDS encoding NAD-dependent epimerase/dehydratase family protein — protein MKVAITGVSGYLGQLLVKRLAAETAIDSILGLDLAPSAASSPKLTFVQADVRTAPFAELFRGCDVVYHLAFIVEPRRNMPAAEIDEINVGGSERVFRGAAAAGVPKIVYSSSVAAYGAHADNPEPLTEDSPLRPNPNWYYSRGKGAVERFLDEFQREHPALIIIRFRPSIFLGPSVANSVGKLYGGPVLICLDRRMKTDLCWDEDIVEAFYLALNYDHSDAFNLTGGDPCTADEFGSYLGRRVLHVGRPLAAGLVRLLCALRLKSPAALEWMETGVTAAILVSARRAREKLGWRPRYNSAAALKKYLESLR, from the coding sequence ATGAAAGTGGCGATTACGGGCGTCTCCGGTTATCTGGGCCAATTGCTCGTCAAACGGCTTGCGGCGGAAACGGCCATCGATTCCATTCTCGGCCTCGACCTCGCGCCGTCCGCCGCGTCATCCCCGAAGCTGACCTTCGTGCAAGCGGACGTGCGCACCGCGCCCTTCGCGGAATTGTTTCGGGGCTGCGATGTCGTTTATCACCTCGCCTTCATCGTCGAGCCGCGCCGGAACATGCCCGCCGCCGAAATCGACGAAATCAACGTCGGCGGCAGCGAACGGGTTTTTCGCGGCGCGGCCGCCGCCGGCGTGCCCAAGATCGTTTACTCCAGCTCGGTCGCCGCCTACGGCGCCCACGCGGACAACCCGGAGCCGCTGACCGAGGATTCGCCGTTGCGGCCGAATCCGAACTGGTACTACTCGCGCGGCAAGGGCGCGGTCGAACGTTTCCTCGACGAATTTCAACGGGAACATCCGGCGCTGATCATCATCCGGTTCCGGCCGTCGATTTTTCTCGGGCCGAGCGTCGCCAACTCGGTCGGCAAGCTGTACGGCGGCCCGGTTCTGATTTGCCTCGACCGGCGGATGAAGACCGACCTTTGCTGGGACGAGGATATCGTCGAAGCGTTCTACCTGGCGCTGAATTATGACCATTCCGACGCCTTCAATCTGACCGGCGGCGACCCGTGCACCGCGGACGAATTCGGTTCGTACCTCGGTCGGCGCGTCCTGCACGTCGGCCGGCCGCTGGCCGCGGGCCTGGTCAGGCTGCTTTGTGCTTTGCGCTTGAAATCGCCCGCCGCGCTGGAATGGATGGAAACCGGCGTCACGGCGGCGATCCTGGTATCGGCCCGGCGGGCGCGCGAAAAGCTGGGCTGGCGACCCCGCTACAACAGCGCGGCGGCCTTGAAAAAGTATCTCGAAAGTCTCCGTTGA
- a CDS encoding radical SAM protein — protein MANRRLSLEFYLAARRYRRRGVRRPFFVSWRITDRCTRRCEYCDLTAGPTAELEPAEARKLLREMIAAGTRWVNWTGGEPLLRPDLIALAREAAAASLAVSVNTNGDLLPEVVSELPAGTRIGLSLDGPEAVQDAIRGPGSAAATFRALEAARGRGLPVSLTCILTAANCDSLDYPLRIAAEQRLPISFQPVIASALGSERRHSLSPSPEQLTAAYARIAAEIRRGNRWIENSLQNLEHLFGRSPVGAAPCVGGALAVRITPDGSLTACWGRQIDGPERIAYGPISFADAFSRLRPQDCSRCWCSGIVEANLVARDSVPRIFARAFHELARSVPWKR, from the coding sequence ATGGCCAACCGCCGATTGTCATTGGAATTTTATCTGGCGGCGCGGCGTTATCGTCGGCGCGGCGTCCGGCGGCCGTTTTTCGTCAGTTGGCGGATAACCGACCGGTGCACGCGCCGATGCGAATATTGCGATCTGACCGCCGGACCGACGGCCGAACTGGAACCCGCCGAAGCCCGAAAGCTCTTGCGGGAAATGATTGCCGCGGGGACTCGCTGGGTGAATTGGACCGGTGGAGAGCCGCTCCTCCGGCCCGATTTGATCGCCCTGGCTCGTGAAGCCGCAGCCGCCAGCTTGGCGGTTTCGGTGAACACCAACGGCGATCTGCTGCCGGAAGTGGTGTCCGAGTTGCCCGCCGGTACGCGGATCGGGTTGAGTCTGGACGGGCCCGAGGCGGTGCAGGATGCCATTCGCGGCCCGGGCAGCGCCGCCGCGACGTTTCGCGCCCTCGAAGCGGCTCGCGGCCGCGGACTGCCCGTTTCCTTGACCTGCATACTGACCGCGGCGAATTGCGATTCGCTGGATTATCCGCTGCGCATCGCGGCTGAACAGCGGTTGCCGATTTCCTTTCAGCCGGTAATCGCCTCGGCGTTGGGCTCGGAACGTAGACATTCGCTGTCGCCAAGCCCTGAGCAGTTGACGGCGGCTTACGCGCGAATCGCCGCGGAGATACGGCGGGGCAATCGCTGGATCGAAAACTCACTACAAAACCTGGAACATCTGTTCGGCCGTTCACCGGTCGGCGCCGCGCCGTGTGTCGGCGGCGCCCTGGCGGTCCGGATCACTCCGGACGGTTCGCTGACGGCTTGCTGGGGAAGGCAGATCGACGGACCGGAACGGATCGCCTACGGACCGATTTCCTTCGCGGACGCCTTTTCCCGGCTGCGGCCCCAGGATTGTTCGCGCTGCTGGTGTTCGGGCATCGTGGAGGCGAACCTGGTGGCTCGCGATTCCGTTCCCCGGATATTCGCCCGCGCTTTCCATGAGCTGGCAAGGTCGGTGCCGTGGAAACGCTGA
- a CDS encoding DegT/DnrJ/EryC1/StrS aminotransferase family protein, with amino-acid sequence MIRLYPNEEILAQPRGEESPDAPIDPRQAMDRLAEAVARLFGLKRGFCAASGRAALAAILSGLNLQPGARVVLSAYNFYGLAEVIERLGLAPVYVDPDPVAARLDPVRTVTGEADAAVILVTHLFGVVNDAARIRELAGDRAILVEDCCHILPSAGNGGAKVGTSGRAAFISFDRLKLLNAISGGMALTGDDQLAAALAGNRQPSLRDSRSMIADRLLYEIERLVRRPELYAIAGRLLANQRLMDRVRRQFRRARRDRQALQAGLHPLLGDLGLRQLAVLAERQRQRQALIAFYLERLTAKAVDEPGRAYARALGDAFAGTAYGLIVTVDRPAEFQRRARQWGFEVLIGDRVASFLPPGSGDDFPRARHLAAHAVKLPVLIDADPRRLADFVERSTDLAAARLAPME; translated from the coding sequence GTGATCCGGCTTTATCCCAATGAGGAGATTCTCGCCCAGCCGCGCGGGGAGGAATCGCCTGACGCGCCGATCGACCCTCGCCAGGCGATGGATCGATTGGCGGAGGCCGTGGCCCGGCTATTCGGTTTGAAGCGGGGATTCTGCGCCGCTTCCGGGCGCGCGGCTTTGGCGGCGATCCTGTCGGGACTGAATTTGCAACCGGGCGCTCGCGTCGTGCTGTCGGCTTACAATTTCTACGGATTGGCGGAGGTGATCGAGCGGCTGGGACTGGCGCCCGTTTATGTCGATCCGGACCCCGTCGCGGCTCGGCTGGACCCGGTCCGCACGGTCACCGGCGAGGCGGACGCCGCCGTCATCCTCGTGACCCATTTGTTCGGCGTCGTTAACGACGCTGCACGGATCCGCGAGCTGGCCGGCGATCGCGCGATCCTCGTCGAGGATTGCTGCCATATCCTGCCGTCTGCCGGGAACGGCGGCGCGAAAGTCGGCACGTCCGGCCGGGCGGCGTTCATCTCCTTTGATCGCTTGAAATTGCTCAATGCGATCTCCGGCGGGATGGCCTTGACCGGCGACGACCAACTGGCCGCGGCCCTGGCCGGGAACCGGCAACCGTCGCTGCGGGACAGCCGATCGATGATCGCCGACCGCCTGCTTTACGAAATCGAACGCCTCGTGCGGCGGCCGGAACTTTACGCGATCGCCGGTCGGTTGTTGGCGAATCAACGCCTGATGGATCGCGTGCGCCGCCAATTCCGCCGCGCCAGGCGCGATCGGCAGGCGCTGCAGGCGGGCCTTCATCCGCTGCTGGGCGACCTCGGCCTGCGGCAACTGGCGGTTCTGGCGGAACGGCAGCGGCAGCGTCAGGCGTTGATCGCGTTTTACCTGGAACGATTGACCGCGAAAGCGGTCGATGAGCCCGGCCGGGCTTACGCGCGGGCGCTGGGCGATGCCTTTGCCGGCACGGCTTACGGGTTGATCGTGACTGTCGATCGCCCGGCGGAATTTCAACGCCGGGCGCGGCAATGGGGTTTTGAAGTGCTGATCGGCGATCGCGTCGCGAGCTTTTTGCCACCGGGCTCCGGCGATGATTTTCCGCGCGCCCGGCACCTGGCGGCCCATGCCGTCAAATTGCCGGTGCTGATCGATGCCGATCCGCGACGGCTGGCCGATTTCGTGGAGCGGAGCACCGACCTGGCCGCCGCTCGGCTGGCGCCGATGGAATAG
- a CDS encoding radical SAM protein has protein sequence MQTKALIRTGRALAGREPFPLALRCRLTYRCQGRCRYCALPSLNVPELATDQWLAVFRAAAAAGAWRIAFDGGEPLLRSDIRDLAAAVIDLGMTLHVNSNGLEVPRHLDWLSRVSLVQLSLDGDRATHELSRPGIPYDAVIDAARLLTSRRVPVRFIFTITAATAEAVPRALQTAAELRVPILFQPVFPLRLSRGAAAVDDEPEKLRPAIEYLWREKRRSRWIANSSAALRYLRDWPRVPFRRCAAGWLFAVVEPDGSLVPCERIDGVPRLPWSPDLDLSAALRRLQGYSCAGCGFSGAYRLSRLLSVLPLHGKPADDEPER, from the coding sequence ATGCAAACCAAGGCCCTGATCCGCACGGGACGCGCGCTGGCCGGCCGGGAGCCGTTTCCGCTGGCGTTGCGTTGTCGCCTGACCTACCGCTGTCAGGGTCGTTGCCGTTATTGCGCCTTGCCCTCGTTGAACGTTCCCGAGTTGGCCACCGACCAGTGGCTGGCCGTTTTTCGAGCGGCGGCCGCGGCCGGCGCCTGGCGCATCGCCTTTGACGGCGGCGAGCCGTTGCTGCGGTCCGACATCCGCGATCTGGCCGCCGCGGTGATCGACCTGGGGATGACCCTGCACGTCAACAGCAACGGCCTGGAAGTGCCCCGGCACCTCGACTGGCTTTCACGGGTTTCCCTGGTGCAATTGAGCCTGGACGGCGACCGCGCCACTCACGAACTCTCGCGGCCGGGAATCCCTTATGACGCGGTGATCGACGCGGCGCGGCTGCTGACGTCCCGGCGGGTTCCGGTCCGCTTCATTTTCACCATCACCGCGGCGACGGCTGAGGCCGTTCCGCGGGCTTTGCAAACGGCCGCGGAACTGCGCGTACCGATTCTCTTCCAGCCGGTTTTTCCGCTCCGGCTGTCGCGCGGCGCCGCGGCGGTCGATGACGAGCCGGAAAAACTCCGGCCGGCCATCGAGTACCTGTGGCGGGAAAAGCGCCGCTCCCGCTGGATCGCGAACTCGTCGGCCGCCCTGCGCTATTTGCGCGATTGGCCGCGAGTCCCGTTTCGGCGGTGTGCCGCCGGTTGGTTGTTCGCGGTGGTCGAGCCCGACGGCTCGCTCGTGCCGTGCGAACGAATCGACGGTGTCCCGCGCCTGCCCTGGAGCCCCGACCTGGATCTGTCCGCCGCGCTGCGCCGGCTGCAAGGCTATTCCTGCGCCGGTTGCGGTTTTTCGGGCGCTTATCGCCTGTCACGATTGTTATCGGTGCTGCCGCTACACGGTAAACCGGCGGACGACGAACCGGAGCGTTGA
- a CDS encoding B12-binding domain-containing radical SAM protein, which produces MRLALIFPPFRYKLHEENLAKVQRFFGLFPPLSMAWVAAIAERAGHETLLIDARTLELDIAETARRVNAFRPDLIGYMMTTYMFGETREWIRGIRARVDVPVIVGGFNLRVYPKESIAHPEIDFGVVEQALETLPLFLTEFAGARRYETVPGLVWKEGGEIRMTESRPVRFDDFPHPLRRDLPNDLYAEFPTEQKNFTVMVTSLGCPCGCTFCEVSHTPYNARSPEKVLAEMEECRREYRVREIDLFDYNFTFDRRRTTTICEEMLRRDLRLQWACRSRVDAVDRPLLKLMSESGCRRIYYGIESDSPDKLSEMHKGITLTQVEDAIRATREAGIKTLGFFLTGVAGETAETIKRTVHYATRLNLDYAQFSKLTAKPGSPMWQDMLARTGDDYWRKYILGQVEERELERPWTALTNDEINRLTKLAYLRFYVRPGFLWRSLLGIRTWTEFKRKTRALFSMIFAQSKRAVLDTRFKAYQENPHRRLRKYVKPAPADN; this is translated from the coding sequence ATGCGCCTGGCCCTGATTTTCCCGCCCTTTCGCTACAAATTGCACGAGGAAAACCTTGCCAAGGTGCAACGATTTTTCGGGCTTTTCCCTCCCTTGAGCATGGCCTGGGTCGCGGCGATCGCCGAGCGCGCCGGTCACGAAACCCTGCTCATCGATGCGCGGACGCTGGAACTGGACATCGCCGAAACCGCGCGGCGGGTGAACGCCTTCCGGCCGGACCTGATCGGTTACATGATGACCACCTACATGTTCGGCGAAACCCGCGAGTGGATACGCGGCATCCGCGCGCGGGTCGACGTGCCGGTGATCGTCGGCGGGTTCAACCTGCGCGTTTACCCGAAGGAATCGATCGCCCACCCGGAAATCGACTTCGGCGTCGTCGAACAGGCGTTGGAAACGCTGCCGCTGTTTTTGACGGAATTCGCCGGCGCCCGCCGGTACGAGACCGTGCCCGGGCTCGTCTGGAAGGAAGGCGGTGAAATCCGGATGACCGAATCGCGGCCGGTGCGGTTCGACGACTTCCCCCATCCGTTGCGCCGCGATCTGCCCAACGATCTTTACGCCGAGTTTCCGACCGAACAAAAAAATTTCACCGTGATGGTCACGAGCCTGGGGTGCCCCTGCGGCTGCACGTTCTGCGAGGTGTCGCACACGCCCTACAACGCCCGCTCGCCGGAAAAGGTGCTGGCGGAAATGGAAGAGTGCCGGCGCGAGTACCGGGTCCGCGAAATCGACCTGTTCGACTACAACTTCACGTTCGATCGCCGGCGCACGACGACGATCTGCGAGGAAATGCTCCGCCGGGATCTGCGGCTTCAATGGGCCTGCCGTTCGCGAGTCGACGCGGTGGACCGGCCACTGCTGAAGCTGATGAGCGAATCCGGTTGCCGGCGCATTTATTACGGGATCGAAAGCGACTCGCCGGACAAGCTGTCGGAAATGCACAAGGGAATCACCCTGACCCAAGTGGAAGACGCGATCCGCGCCACCCGGGAAGCCGGCATCAAAACCCTCGGTTTCTTCCTGACCGGTGTCGCCGGCGAAACCGCCGAAACGATCAAACGCACCGTCCACTACGCAACCCGGCTCAACCTCGACTACGCGCAGTTTTCGAAGCTCACCGCCAAGCCGGGTTCGCCCATGTGGCAGGATATGCTCGCCCGGACCGGCGACGACTACTGGCGGAAATACATCCTGGGCCAGGTCGAGGAGCGCGAATTGGAGCGGCCTTGGACGGCGTTGACCAACGACGAAATCAACCGCCTGACCAAGCTGGCCTACCTGCGCTTCTACGTCCGCCCCGGCTTCCTCTGGCGGTCGCTGCTCGGCATCCGGACCTGGACGGAATTCAAACGCAAAACCCGGGCGCTTTTTTCGATGATCTTCGCGCAGAGCAAGCGCGCGGTGCTGGATACGCGTTTCAAGGCCTACCAGGAAAATCCGCACCGTCGACTGCGCAAGTACGTCAAGCCGGCGCCGGCCGATAATTAG